A single window of Gossypium hirsutum isolate 1008001.06 chromosome A10, Gossypium_hirsutum_v2.1, whole genome shotgun sequence DNA harbors:
- the LOC107896269 gene encoding syntaxin-61: MSKARDPFYIVKEEIQESIDKLQSSFHQWERILPDTGEQVHLTKELLANCEIIEWQVDELNKTIDVAAIDPSWYGIDNRELESRRRWTITARTQVGDVKKSVVARKENGNSASAMRRELMKLLISHQSDRSYQYSAEDNDDFIASKLDRQMLLIEQQDEELDELSASVERIGGVGLTIHEELLAQEKIIDDLGTEMDSTTNRLDFVQKKVAIVMKNASAKGQIMMILFLLVLFIILFILIFLT, encoded by the exons ATGTCTAAAGCTCGAGATCCATTTTACATCGTCAAAGAAGAGATTCAAGAATCT attgataagttgcaatcaagttttcatcaatgGGAAAGAATTCTCCCCGACACTGGAGAACAAGTACATCTCACGAAAGAGCTACTTGCTAATTGTGAGATCATCGAATGGCAG GTAGATGAGTTGAACAAAACAATAGATGTGGCAGCAATAGATCCTTCTTGGTATGGCATTGATAATAGAGAACTTGAAAGCCGGAGAAGATGGACCATCACTGCTCGTACTCAG GTAGGAGATGTGAAGAAATCTGTAGTAGCCCGAAAAGAAAATGGTAATTCTGCAAGTGCAATGCGCCGTGAATTAATGAAACTGCTAATTTCGCATCAATCGGACAGATCATATCAGTATAGTGCAGAAGATAATGATGACTTTATCGCATCAAAATTAGATAGACAAATGCTTCTTATAGA GCAGCAGGATGAGGAGTTGGATGAACTTAGTGCAAGTGTTGAGAGAATTGGAGGTGTTGGCCTTACAATACATGAAGAACTTCTTGCACAG GAGAAAATAATAGATGACTTGGGTACTGAAATGGATAGTACAACAAACCGACTGGATTTTGTTCAG AAAAAAGTGGCTATCGTTATGAAGAACGCAAGTGCTAAGGGCCAGATTATGATGATATTATTTTTGCTAGTCTTGTTCATTATTCTATTCATTCTGATCTTCCTCACTTAG